The genomic DNA GGCAATGGATTTGGCCTGCAGGAACAGTCCCAAATAATCCATGCCGCCGGCTTTGGAATCCGTGCCGCTCATGTTAAAGCCGCCGAAGGGGTGCGCGCCGACCATGGCGCCGGTGCATTTGCGGTTGATGTACAGGTTGCCGACGTGAAAGGTGTCTTTAGCTTTTTCGATCCGGTAGCGGTCCCGCGTCCACACCGCGCCGGTGAGGCCGTATTCAGTGGCATTGGCGAT from bacterium includes the following:
- a CDS encoding aldehyde dehydrogenase family protein — its product is IANATEYGLTGAVWTRDRYRIEKAKDTFHVGNLYINRKCTGAMVGAHPFGGFNMSGTDSKAGGMDYLGLFLQAKSIAERLI